TTCACAAACTGCCAGGAGTACGAGAAAAACTTCTAGAGGAACTTGATACTTTGGGCGATAACCCAGACCCCAGCACCATTTTCAAATTACCTTATTTAAATGCTGTGTGCTGTGAAACCTTGCGGATTTATCCAGTTGCGATGCTTACCTTTACACGAGTGGTGAGAACACCCGTATCGTTGTCTGGACACGAACTTGAACCAGGTACACTTGTCATGGGCTCAATTTATCTGACTCATCAGCGTGAGGATTTATATCCCCAACCCAAACAGTTTAACCCAGAACGTTTTCTGAAAAGGCAATTTTCCGCTTATGAGTATTTGCCGTTTGGTGGTGGTGTCAGGCGTTGCATAGGTATGGCTTTTGCCCAGTTTGAAATGAAAGTTGTGCTTGCTACCATCCTGTCGCGCTGGGAATTGGCGCTGGTTGATGACGGTGATGTGCGACCAAAACGCCGTGGTATGGTTTCAGGTCCCAACCGTTCCATCCAAATAGTTGTTAAAGGTCAGCGAGCGCAGAAGTCTAAAATTTTGGAATCTATCGCTGGTTAAGTTTTTAAGGAACAATATTTTGATATAGTTTTCTACGCAGAATAACTGAGTAGTTGTAGGTAAGGCATATGCCTTACCTATAAATTTTGAGTGAGAAATTTGAAGAAAACGAATTGCCCTCACCCCCTGCCCCTCTCCCAATTTGGGAGAGGGGTGCCCGATAGCGTAGCGTGCCGTTAGGCATAGGGCAGGGTGAGGGCAACGCGTGTATTAAAACAACAAAGAAATATGTGAAGTTCTATTATGATTGGTTCTTTGAAACAAACACTGCAATTAATTATTAATCCAACGAGATTTTTAGAAGATTGTGCTGCTAAGTATGGTGACACGTTCACGGTTCGAGTATTAGGGATAAATTCGCCGCCAGTGGTGTTTTTTCGTAGTCCGGAAGCTATCGCTGAGTGTTTTGCTGTGCCTGCTAAAGATTTGGATTTTAAGAAGGCAACTCATGTTTTTGAGCCTTTGTTTGGGGAGAATTCGATTGTTTTGCAAGAGGGGCGATCGCACAATCGCCAACGTCAATTATTGATGCCACCCTTTCATGGTGACCGCATGAAAACTTACGGTCAAGTCATTTGCAAAATCACTGAAAATATTATTCAAAATTGGACACCTGGCACATCTATTTCTGTACAGCATGTCATGCCAGATATTACTTTACAAATTATTTTACAAGTAGTATTTGGGATCAGTCCCGGTGTCCGTTATGAAAAATTCAAAGAACTGCTGAGTTCTTTATTAGAAGATGTGACGAAACCTTTGTACTCTACCTTCTTTTTCTTTCCACCACTACAAAAAGATTTAGGTGCATGGAGTCCTTGGGGAAATTTCCAAAGACGTCGCGAGGAAATTGACAAACTGATTTATGCAGAGATTTATGAACGACGTTTATCTAATGATGCTTCACGTACAGATATTCTCAGTCTGCTGATGTCAGCGCATGACGAAAACGGACAACAAATGACAGATAAAGAGTTACGTGACCAATTAGTTTCACTGTTGCTTTTAGGATATGAAACGACAGCTGCTGTCTTAGCTTGGCTATTTTATTTAATTCACTTCCACTCACAAGTAAAAGATAAGCTGATGCAGGAATTGAGGACTTCAGGCGATACACTTAATCCCGAAACAATCACTCAATTACCATACCTGAGTGCTGTCTGTTCGGAAACGCTGCGACTTCACCCGATTGCTCTTATTTGTACGCCACGAATGGTAAAAAACACAGTAGAAATTGCTGGTCAAAAATTTACATCTGGGACAGTTTTAGTTCCCAGTATTTATTTAGCTCATCGACGCGCAGAAACTTACCCAGAACCAGAAAAATTTCAACCAGAAAGATTTCTCAATCAAAAATATTCACCTTGTGAATATTTACCCTTTGGGGGAGGTTATCGCGGTTGTATCGGTGCAGCATTTTCTATGTATGAAATGAAATTAGTTACAGCAACTATTTTGTCACGTTTTCAACTAGAGCTTACTGATAAGCATCCAGTGCGTCCAGTACGTCGCGGAATTACGATTGTTCCCTCTGGTGGTGTACAAATGGTTGTTACTAATCAGATAAATAAAGCGAAAGCTTTTATATAGGAATCCAGTTGAATTTGGTGAGACCAGTGCTGCAGGAGGGTTTCCAACGCCAGATACCTGCGGAGGGAAACCCTCCCGCAGTACTGGCTCCTCCGTAGGCATCTGGCGTTCGCCGTAAGGCGTGCGCTCTGCGCACACCCGATAGCCGTAAGGCGTGGCGTTAGCCATAGGGTGAACTAACTCATAGGAGGAGGGAACAGGGAACACCCGAACGCTTAAGAAGGAATAAAGGTGTATCTAGCTTCGTAAAAATCAAATAGGAATTCTATATAATACTTTGAAAACATCCTTAAGCTGTGTTTGCTTTCTCCTTTTGGTGTTTTCTGTAAGCAAAAAGCCTTAACCCACAGCATAATCTGTAAATTGGCGCTTAAATGGCGAATGAAAGCCGATGACAATATCCTGCTTGGGGATACCTAAATTCGCTAAATCTTCTCCTACTTCATTTTCTGTCCCATTGTGTTGCAGCCAAACTTTACCATCTTTGATGTCTAGATGTAAAAAACAACCATAAACACGACGGTCATTTTTCCAGCCGACATTTACAAGTTGATAGTGGTGATGTTCTGTATCAAAAATTAATTGGGTTTCAATTTCTGAGTCTTGACTAGAAATTGCAGCATATTCTTGGATAAGCTGCTGAATTATTTGTTGGTATTTTGTTAGTTTATCCATTCGATTATCTCTTCCGTTACAGGTTTATAAGTAATCAATTTAAGGTGATATGTTTTAATAATGTTTTGTACAAGTCTGATAGTAAAAAAGGAAGTATATGTATCGATGGGAACTGCTAAATAGAGAGTACGGTCTGGTTCTTGTTCAGATAATGCTAGTCGGTAGTTAATAAACTGTCCTAAAGCTGTGTGAAATTCAGAAATCGCAGATGTTTTAAAAAAGCTTTTAATTTCAACAGCAATTTTTTCACCCTCTCTTTCTGCTGCTAGAATTCTTTCCGCGCCTAAGTCTATGTACATATCCCCTAACTCGAAACTGACGGGTAAGGGATCATGGGTAATTTTCCACCCTTCTTTTTCTAGCCCTTTTTTGACTGCGTTGTGAAAGATATCTCTGGCTGGCATAATATAAGCATTATAAAGGATTTTCTACAAGGATAAGGATGCGCCGTTCTTGTTTGTTGAGTCTGTGGAACTGGAACTACAAGTCACTGTGAAGCGAACGGGCAAAGCAGGTACAAAGCGAAGTGTTAAAATCAATGTGCTAGGCAGTGGAGGCGAGGTAAGTGGTCTGGTTTAAGTGATTCTGTTTTCAACGGGGTGGCTCAGAACTTGATTGGTAAAAGCATTCCGGCTGTAGTAGCAATGACGTATTCTATAAGTGTATCTACTGGCAGTGCTTTTGCAGAAGATTTTTACCGATGCTTGGGCAAAAAGAGTCATAGGCGATACGTGTAGCGTCAAGCCAGAGGCTTATCGCACTACGGCGGGGACAAAGTGCAATTGGAATTGAAGGGAATGTGTGGTATCGTCCTGTGCTGTATCTGCGTTGTGAGGATAATGAGGGGGGACGACTCTTTGATCAGGTTGTACGAGATATGAACGAGAAATTTGTAAATCCATTGGCACACAAGGAACAAAATCTGATTTCGAGAGATAGTAACATGACAGCGACAGATGAATATGATGTATTTATTAGTCATGCAAGTGAAGATAAGGAAGACTTTGTAAGACCTCTAGCTGAAGAGTTAAGAAAAAGAGGTTATCGTGTCTGGTATGATGAATTTTCTTTGAACTGGGGAGACAGCCTAAGT
This portion of the Brasilonema sennae CENA114 genome encodes:
- a CDS encoding cytochrome P450 — protein: MIGSLKQTLQLIINPTRFLEDCAAKYGDTFTVRVLGINSPPVVFFRSPEAIAECFAVPAKDLDFKKATHVFEPLFGENSIVLQEGRSHNRQRQLLMPPFHGDRMKTYGQVICKITENIIQNWTPGTSISVQHVMPDITLQIILQVVFGISPGVRYEKFKELLSSLLEDVTKPLYSTFFFFPPLQKDLGAWSPWGNFQRRREEIDKLIYAEIYERRLSNDASRTDILSLLMSAHDENGQQMTDKELRDQLVSLLLLGYETTAAVLAWLFYLIHFHSQVKDKLMQELRTSGDTLNPETITQLPYLSAVCSETLRLHPIALICTPRMVKNTVEIAGQKFTSGTVLVPSIYLAHRRAETYPEPEKFQPERFLNQKYSPCEYLPFGGGYRGCIGAAFSMYEMKLVTATILSRFQLELTDKHPVRPVRRGITIVPSGGVQMVVTNQINKAKAFI
- a CDS encoding XisI protein translates to MDKLTKYQQIIQQLIQEYAAISSQDSEIETQLIFDTEHHHYQLVNVGWKNDRRVYGCFLHLDIKDGKVWLQHNGTENEVGEDLANLGIPKQDIVIGFHSPFKRQFTDYAVG
- a CDS encoding XisH family protein produces the protein MPARDIFHNAVKKGLEKEGWKITHDPLPVSFELGDMYIDLGAERILAAEREGEKIAVEIKSFFKTSAISEFHTALGQFINYRLALSEQEPDRTLYLAVPIDTYTSFFTIRLVQNIIKTYHLKLITYKPVTEEIIEWIN
- a CDS encoding trypco2 family protein; the encoded protein is MFYKDKDAPFLFVESVELELQVTVKRTGKAGTKRSVKINVLGSGGEVSGLV